The following coding sequences lie in one Phycicoccus duodecadis genomic window:
- a CDS encoding competence protein CoiA family protein produces the protein MRGTAHERSALAQFQNGEERLVYARHKAAPGGPLYYLHDGTAAEIRTWAKEHLECFMPTCDARELTTVARSTRRDGFSHRRGAGGHAKEGLFHQQAKALISRWVKEKYAGAVVAQPEQATRSKERRADVMLTWPDGRQVAIEVQYAPLTVAQWKARHESYTEQGLTCVWLLGHIPPHLREARNVRCTSRGSAGAVAFGALHQAMLAAQVPLFWINPIEEQVGTVWIDTDAHECEETFCDWPSDDRMFQIPPQERAESLHSFGFFGIDVLAECEITPDGMQTPTTRRLRAEHAEYLTARKADFDAQAGIREERQRREAQARHEADARQRVAAARIERLLEEDRNVREFLAKYANALDGRWKLSGTYARIIAEHGFVPAVLSTELPNDIGVRGHATHWHALIYEAHILGRPDGQKFTVADCYRTLSRNGFTLHSDGLRRSSAVIDYLKHLAESDLLYVKMSRPRPGQIEYARVYGDCNTATENKRLRDVAKAEREAQQAEREQRSAERQAEIRRRREALALKERQAAREVNRGTTALPTPSPTPKVSSSAPHTETGAVKYTNCLTCGMSLADVLMKRGYHFGCEPRR, from the coding sequence ATGAGGGGGACCGCACACGAGCGTTCGGCGCTGGCCCAGTTCCAGAACGGCGAAGAACGACTTGTCTACGCCCGTCACAAAGCCGCCCCCGGTGGGCCCCTGTACTACCTCCACGACGGGACGGCCGCGGAGATCCGCACATGGGCCAAGGAACACCTTGAATGCTTCATGCCGACCTGCGACGCAAGAGAACTGACAACCGTCGCTCGATCCACCCGGCGCGACGGCTTCTCCCACCGGCGTGGGGCGGGCGGCCACGCCAAGGAAGGCCTGTTTCACCAGCAGGCCAAGGCCCTGATCTCTCGCTGGGTGAAAGAGAAGTACGCCGGTGCCGTAGTGGCCCAGCCCGAGCAAGCGACCCGGTCAAAGGAACGCCGCGCCGACGTGATGCTTACGTGGCCCGACGGCCGACAGGTCGCCATCGAGGTCCAGTACGCCCCCCTGACGGTCGCGCAATGGAAAGCCCGCCACGAGTCCTACACCGAGCAAGGACTCACCTGCGTGTGGCTGCTCGGCCACATTCCGCCTCACCTGCGCGAGGCCCGCAACGTGCGCTGTACATCGCGAGGTTCAGCAGGCGCAGTGGCCTTCGGTGCCCTCCACCAGGCCATGCTGGCCGCCCAAGTGCCGCTGTTCTGGATCAACCCGATCGAGGAGCAGGTCGGCACCGTCTGGATCGACACCGACGCTCACGAGTGCGAAGAGACGTTCTGCGACTGGCCGAGCGACGACCGGATGTTCCAGATCCCACCGCAGGAGAGGGCCGAGTCCCTTCACTCGTTCGGCTTCTTCGGCATCGACGTCCTCGCCGAGTGCGAGATCACCCCGGACGGAATGCAGACACCGACGACGAGGCGACTGCGGGCCGAGCACGCTGAGTACCTGACCGCCCGCAAGGCCGACTTCGACGCGCAGGCCGGGATTCGCGAAGAACGGCAGCGACGCGAGGCGCAGGCCAGACATGAGGCCGACGCGCGGCAACGCGTCGCCGCAGCACGCATCGAGAGACTCCTCGAAGAGGACCGCAACGTCCGAGAGTTCCTCGCCAAATACGCCAACGCGCTCGACGGTCGCTGGAAACTCAGCGGCACCTACGCCCGCATCATCGCTGAGCACGGCTTCGTCCCAGCCGTCCTGAGCACCGAACTCCCGAACGACATCGGGGTCCGCGGCCACGCCACCCACTGGCACGCCCTGATCTACGAAGCGCATATCCTCGGGCGCCCCGACGGCCAGAAGTTCACCGTCGCCGACTGCTACCGCACGCTCAGTAGAAACGGCTTTACCCTCCACAGCGACGGCCTGCGCCGCTCAAGCGCCGTCATCGACTACCTCAAGCACCTCGCCGAATCTGACCTCCTGTACGTCAAAATGAGCCGCCCCCGTCCGGGGCAAATCGAGTACGCCCGCGTCTACGGGGACTGCAACACCGCCACCGAGAACAAGCGGCTCCGCGACGTCGCGAAGGCCGAACGTGAAGCGCAACAGGCCGAAAGAGAACAGCGATCCGCAGAACGCCAAGCCGAGATCAGACGGCGACGCGAAGCACTCGCGCTGAAGGAGCGACAGGCTGCCCGCGAGGTCAACCGTGGGACCACGGCCCTACCCACGCCGAGTCCCACCCCTAAAGTCTCGTCTTCAGCGCCTCATACCGAGACCGGGGCAGTCAAGTACACGAACTGCCTCACCTGTGGCATGTCACTCGCCGACGTGCTGATGAAGCGGGGGTACCACTTCGGCTGCGAGCCGCGGCGGTAG
- a CDS encoding succinylglutamate desuccinylase/aspartoacylase family protein: MARALRPSFEIGSVRVRAGRAQSLALPITRLVTGADVDLPIRVVHGREEGPTVWVDAAIHGDEAVGVEVVRQVLAALDPKTLRGTLIAVPIVNVLGFMNGSRYLPDRRDLNRSFPGAPRGSLAGRIAHLFMTQVVDQCEVGIDLHTGSDRRTNLPQIRADLEDARTRELAAAFAAPVMLHAKVRDGSLRHAAREHGATVLLYEAGEAWRMDAWAVEAGVLGVRRVLAALGMTEPVAEDPPAASEVSWRSGWVRARGTGMLHLEAGLGQRVEEGQRLGGLFDSFGKRVRLVHANRAGVVIGRTEAPLVTSGDAVVHIAEVEA, encoded by the coding sequence ATGGCCCGGGCGCTGCGGCCCTCGTTCGAGATCGGCAGCGTGCGGGTGCGGGCCGGGCGCGCCCAGTCGCTGGCGCTGCCCATCACCCGCCTGGTCACCGGCGCCGACGTCGACCTGCCCATCCGCGTCGTCCACGGCCGTGAGGAGGGCCCCACGGTGTGGGTCGACGCCGCCATCCACGGCGACGAGGCCGTGGGCGTCGAGGTGGTCCGCCAGGTGCTGGCCGCCCTCGACCCGAAGACGTTGCGCGGCACCCTGATCGCCGTGCCGATCGTGAACGTGCTGGGGTTCATGAACGGCAGCCGCTACCTGCCCGACCGGCGCGACCTGAACCGCTCGTTCCCCGGGGCGCCCCGCGGCTCGCTGGCGGGCCGCATCGCGCACCTGTTCATGACCCAGGTCGTCGACCAGTGCGAGGTGGGCATCGACCTGCACACCGGCTCCGACCGGCGCACCAACCTCCCGCAGATCCGCGCCGACCTCGAGGACGCGCGGACCCGCGAGCTGGCCGCCGCCTTCGCCGCGCCGGTGATGCTGCACGCCAAGGTGCGCGACGGCTCGCTGCGCCACGCCGCCCGCGAGCACGGGGCCACGGTGCTGCTCTACGAGGCGGGGGAGGCCTGGCGGATGGATGCCTGGGCCGTCGAGGCCGGGGTGCTGGGGGTGCGCCGGGTGCTGGCCGCGCTCGGGATGACCGAGCCCGTGGCCGAGGACCCGCCGGCCGCCTCCGAGGTCTCGTGGCGCAGCGGCTGGGTGCGGGCCCGCGGCACCGGGATGCTCCACCTCGAGGCCGGCCTCGGCCAGCGCGTCGAGGAGGGTCAGCGCCTCGGCGGCCTGTTCGACTCCTTCGGCAAGCGCGTGCGGCTGGTGCACGCCAACCGGGCCGGCGTCGTCATCGGGCGCACCGAGGCTCCGCTGGTGACCTCGGGCGACGCGGTCGTGCACATCGCCGAGGTCGAGGCCTGA
- a CDS encoding cobalamin-binding protein, whose protein sequence is MRVVSLIPSATEILFAVGAGDEVVGVTFECDHPAQARGRRIVSTTTLAEGLSPREIDDAVAAAVAAGEDLYRLDAGALAGLDADLVVTQDLCAVCALDAATVDEALAHLSCRAEVLTVDPHDLEGVFASVLRIGAAVGCEAEAQALVARCRDRLAAVERSVAGRPRPRVVVLEWTDPPYAPGHWIPEMVALAGGECVLGTAGERSGRVTWDDVAAARPDVVVVAPCGYDRAGAQEQADALVAAGLLPAAVRVHAVDANGEWARPGPRLVDGVEELARVLHPPA, encoded by the coding sequence ATGCGCGTCGTCAGTCTCATCCCGTCGGCCACCGAGATCCTGTTCGCGGTGGGCGCGGGCGACGAGGTGGTGGGCGTGACCTTCGAGTGCGACCACCCGGCGCAGGCGCGAGGCCGCCGGATCGTCTCGACGACGACCCTGGCCGAGGGGCTCTCGCCGCGCGAGATCGACGACGCGGTGGCCGCGGCCGTCGCGGCGGGGGAGGACCTCTACCGGCTGGATGCCGGGGCCCTGGCCGGGCTGGACGCCGACCTGGTGGTCACGCAGGACCTGTGCGCGGTGTGCGCCCTTGACGCCGCGACCGTCGACGAGGCGCTGGCCCATCTCAGCTGCCGCGCCGAGGTGCTCACCGTCGACCCGCACGACCTCGAGGGCGTGTTCGCCTCGGTGCTGAGGATCGGCGCCGCCGTGGGGTGCGAAGCCGAGGCGCAGGCGCTCGTGGCGCGCTGCCGCGACCGGCTGGCGGCCGTCGAGCGGTCGGTGGCGGGGCGTCCGCGTCCGCGGGTGGTCGTGCTGGAGTGGACCGACCCGCCCTACGCGCCGGGGCACTGGATCCCCGAGATGGTCGCGCTGGCCGGCGGCGAGTGCGTGCTCGGGACGGCCGGCGAGCGGTCGGGCCGGGTCACCTGGGACGACGTGGCGGCCGCGCGGCCCGACGTCGTGGTGGTGGCGCCGTGCGGCTACGACCGCGCCGGGGCGCAGGAGCAGGCGGACGCCCTCGTCGCCGCGGGGCTGCTGCCGGCGGCGGTACGGGTGCACGCGGTCGACGCGAACGGGGAGTGGGCCCGGCCCGGGCCGCGGCTGGTCGACGGGGTGGAGGAGCTGGCGCGAGTGCTGCATCCCCCGGCCTGA
- the nrdR gene encoding transcriptional regulator NrdR — MHCPFCRHTDSRVMDSRTTDDGSSIRRRRQCPECGRRFTTVETASLSVVKRSGATEPFSRAKVLVGVRKACQGRPVTEDDLALLAQKVEETIRSAGSAEIDAHEVGLAVLEPLRELDEVAYLRFASVYQAFDSLDDFESAITLLRAERDATAEEPQATRPVGPQQ, encoded by the coding sequence ATGCACTGCCCGTTCTGCCGCCACACCGACTCCCGCGTGATGGACTCGCGCACCACCGACGACGGCTCGTCCATCCGCCGCCGCCGGCAGTGCCCCGAGTGCGGTCGGCGCTTCACCACCGTCGAGACGGCCAGCCTGAGCGTGGTCAAGCGCTCCGGCGCCACCGAGCCGTTCAGCCGGGCCAAGGTCCTCGTCGGCGTCCGCAAGGCCTGCCAGGGCCGCCCGGTCACCGAGGACGACCTCGCCCTCCTCGCCCAGAAGGTCGAGGAGACCATCCGCAGCGCCGGCTCCGCCGAGATCGACGCCCACGAGGTCGGCCTCGCCGTCCTCGAGCCGTTGCGCGAGCTCGACGAGGTGGCGTACCTGCGCTTCGCGAGCGTCTACCAGGCCTTCGACTCCCTCGACGACTTCGAGTCGGCCATCACCCTCCTGCGCGCCGAGCGCGACGCCACCGCGGAGGAACCGCAGGCCACGCGGCCTGTCGGACCCCAGCAGTAG
- the lexA gene encoding transcriptional repressor LexA, with amino-acid sequence MARPRNADIHEMPDRGDGGELTHRQRKVLEVIRNAIDRRGYPPSMREIGEAVGLTSPSSVAHQLSALERKGYLRRDPNRPRAIEVLSPDTADEGGYRRSAEVEHDDVDVTGIHDDRPEATYVPVLGRIAAGVPITAEEVVDDVFPLPRQIVGEGSLFLLKVVGDSMIDAAICDGDWVVVRQQPNADNGDIVAAMLDNEATVKTFKRKDGKVWLMPHNQAFDPIDGDHATILGKVTAVLRRV; translated from the coding sequence ATGGCACGTCCGAGGAACGCCGACATCCACGAGATGCCCGACCGGGGCGACGGCGGGGAGCTCACGCACCGCCAGCGCAAGGTCCTCGAGGTGATCCGCAACGCCATCGACCGTCGCGGCTACCCGCCGAGCATGCGCGAGATCGGCGAGGCCGTCGGGCTCACCTCCCCCAGCTCGGTCGCGCACCAGCTGTCCGCGCTCGAGCGCAAGGGCTACCTGCGCCGCGACCCCAACCGGCCGCGTGCCATCGAGGTCCTCTCCCCCGACACCGCCGACGAGGGCGGCTACCGGCGCAGCGCCGAGGTCGAGCACGACGACGTCGACGTCACCGGCATCCACGACGACCGCCCCGAGGCCACCTACGTGCCGGTGCTCGGCCGCATCGCCGCCGGTGTGCCGATCACGGCCGAGGAGGTCGTCGACGACGTCTTCCCGCTGCCCCGGCAGATCGTGGGCGAGGGCTCGCTGTTCCTGCTGAAGGTGGTCGGCGACTCGATGATCGACGCCGCCATCTGCGACGGCGACTGGGTGGTCGTGCGCCAGCAGCCCAACGCCGACAACGGCGACATCGTGGCGGCCATGCTCGACAACGAGGCCACCGTCAAGACGTTCAAGCGCAAGGACGGCAAGGTGTGGCTGATGCCGCACAACCAGGCCTTCGACCCCATCGACGGCGACCACGCGACCATCCTCGGCAAGGTCACCGCGGTGCTGCGGCGCGTCTGA
- a CDS encoding LysM peptidoglycan-binding domain-containing protein has product MALAAGMEDMMSAIAWEPTEGFVHPLPQGPRLVVVRGGAGPAAGVSEGGVSEGGVSEGLRLTARGRLALLVLAALVVAAVLGFGGVGDAGAVTAEHAVTVGAGQTLSEVAAAELPGLSVSQGVLAIQLANRLSTAQVSAGQRLVIPRG; this is encoded by the coding sequence GTGGCACTGGCCGCTGGGATGGAGGACATGATGAGTGCGATCGCCTGGGAGCCCACCGAGGGCTTCGTCCACCCGCTGCCGCAGGGGCCCCGGCTCGTCGTCGTGCGGGGCGGCGCCGGTCCTGCTGCCGGCGTGTCCGAGGGCGGCGTGTCCGAGGGCGGCGTGTCCGAGGGCTTGCGCCTCACGGCCCGCGGCCGTCTCGCCCTGCTCGTGCTGGCCGCGCTCGTGGTGGCCGCCGTCCTGGGTTTCGGGGGCGTCGGCGATGCCGGCGCCGTCACCGCTGAGCACGCGGTCACCGTCGGCGCCGGGCAGACCCTGTCCGAGGTCGCCGCGGCCGAGCTCCCGGGCCTGTCCGTCAGCCAGGGCGTCCTCGCCATCCAGCTGGCCAACAGGCTGAGCACGGCCCAGGTCAGCGCCGGCCAGCGGCTCGTCATCCCCCGCGGCTGA
- a CDS encoding ATP-dependent zinc protease family protein: MSDGRAGPGAAASTDSLAYTLAGWREWVSLPSAGVPWVKAKLDTGARSSSVHAFDLEELERDGERWVRFTIRPWQRSDDDAVVVERPVLDVRDVRSSSGHTEQRLVVALDLTLMGRTVSAEMTLANRDEMGFRMLVGREALRQGYAVDPGRSYLGGRPPLRLRRRNRGAG, encoded by the coding sequence CGTGCGGGCCCGGGCGCTGCAGCCTCGACCGACAGTCTTGCCTACACCCTCGCCGGGTGGCGCGAGTGGGTCAGCCTCCCGTCCGCGGGGGTCCCGTGGGTCAAGGCCAAGCTCGACACCGGCGCCCGCTCGTCCTCCGTGCACGCCTTCGACCTCGAGGAGCTCGAGCGCGACGGCGAGCGCTGGGTGCGCTTCACCATCCGCCCGTGGCAGCGCTCCGACGACGACGCCGTGGTGGTCGAGCGCCCGGTCCTCGACGTCCGCGACGTGCGCTCGTCCTCCGGCCACACCGAGCAGCGCCTCGTCGTCGCCCTGGACCTGACCCTGATGGGCCGCACCGTCAGCGCCGAGATGACGCTCGCCAACCGCGACGAGATGGGCTTCCGGATGCTCGTCGGCCGCGAGGCGCTGCGCCAGGGGTACGCCGTCGACCCCGGCCGTTCCTACCTCGGGGGCCGCCCGCCGCTGCGCCTGCGCCGGCGCAACCGGGGGGCCGGCTGA
- a CDS encoding vitamin B12-dependent ribonucleotide reductase, with amino-acid sequence MTDIAGARAGARKPAKGKGVRIERIYTTPGVHPYDEVTWEKRDVVQQNWKTGETIFEQRGVEFPDFWSVNASTIVTTKYFRGAVGTEARETGLKQLIDRVVLTYVKAGKDHGYFAVPEDAEIFEHELTYALLHQVFSFNSPVWFNVGTASPQQVSACFILSVDDSMDSILNWYKEEGFIFKGGSGAGLNLSRIRSSKELLSSGGTASGPVSFMRGADASAGTIKSGGATRRAAKMVVLDVDHPDIVEFVETKAREEDKIRALRDAGFDMDLGGKDITSVQYQNANNSVRVTDAFMRAVEEGTEFGLTSRQDGSVIETVDARELMGKIAKAAWECADPGIQYDDTINDWHTNPESGRITASNPCSEYMSLDNSSCNLASLNLLKFLKDDDTFDAVTFQKVVELVITAMDISICFADFPTEPIGKTTRDYRQLGIGYANLGALLMASGLGYDSDGGRALAASITSLLTGAAYKRSAEMAAVVGPYAGYARNAEAHQRVMRKHAAANDAVRTVSTLDKDVHRMATKAWDDVVKLGEKNGFRNAQASVLAPTGTIGFMMDCDTTGIEPDFSLVKFKKLVGGGSMQIVNLTIPRALRKLGYTEETVEAIVEYIADKGHVIDAPGLKTEHYEVFDTAMGARAISPMGHVRMMAATQPFLSGAISKTVNLPETATVEEIEEVYIQGWKSGLKALAVYRDNCKVGQPLSDGGSTAKDAAADKASAAAKAAQTLVEGTQIVEKVVYRPTRERLPKRRTSQTTSFAVGGAEGYLTAGTYDDGRLGEVFLKFGKQGSTLAGVMDAFSIVTSVALQYGVPLETFVEKFTNMRFEPAGMTDDPDVRMAQSLMDYVFRRLALDHLDFDTRSYMGIHTAEERARQLETGSYAPEAAESDEELVGEIESLSAGIGASAKKAEEPAPSGPTVIESSGDAESASTLASGSGAASAREVSAEIHSSADLLAAFGNSKAADAPMCMTCGTKMRPAGSCYVCEGCGSTSGCS; translated from the coding sequence ATGACCGACATCGCCGGAGCACGTGCAGGTGCCCGCAAGCCCGCCAAGGGCAAGGGGGTGCGCATCGAGCGCATCTACACCACCCCGGGCGTCCACCCCTACGACGAGGTGACCTGGGAGAAGCGCGACGTCGTCCAGCAGAACTGGAAGACCGGCGAGACGATCTTCGAGCAGCGCGGCGTCGAGTTCCCCGACTTCTGGAGCGTCAACGCCTCCACCATCGTCACCACCAAGTACTTCCGCGGCGCCGTGGGCACCGAGGCGCGCGAGACCGGGCTCAAGCAGCTCATCGACCGCGTGGTCCTCACCTACGTCAAGGCCGGTAAGGACCACGGCTACTTCGCCGTCCCCGAGGACGCCGAGATCTTCGAGCACGAGCTGACCTACGCCCTGCTGCACCAGGTGTTCAGCTTCAACAGCCCGGTCTGGTTCAACGTCGGCACCGCGAGCCCGCAGCAGGTCAGCGCCTGCTTCATCCTCTCGGTCGACGACTCGATGGACTCCATCCTCAACTGGTACAAGGAGGAGGGCTTCATCTTCAAGGGCGGCTCCGGTGCCGGCCTGAACCTCTCGCGCATCCGCTCCTCCAAGGAGCTGCTGTCTTCCGGTGGCACCGCCTCCGGCCCGGTCTCCTTCATGCGCGGCGCCGACGCGTCCGCGGGCACCATCAAGTCCGGTGGCGCCACCCGCCGCGCGGCCAAGATGGTCGTCCTCGACGTCGACCACCCCGACATCGTCGAGTTCGTCGAGACCAAGGCGCGCGAGGAGGACAAGATCCGCGCCCTGCGCGACGCCGGCTTCGACATGGACCTCGGCGGCAAGGACATCACCTCCGTCCAGTACCAGAACGCCAACAACTCCGTGCGGGTCACCGACGCCTTCATGCGCGCGGTCGAGGAGGGCACCGAGTTCGGGCTCACCTCCCGCCAGGACGGCTCGGTCATCGAGACCGTCGACGCCCGCGAGCTCATGGGCAAGATCGCCAAGGCCGCGTGGGAGTGCGCCGACCCGGGCATCCAGTACGACGACACCATCAACGACTGGCACACCAACCCCGAGTCGGGCCGGATCACCGCGTCCAACCCGTGCTCGGAGTACATGAGCCTCGACAACAGCTCGTGCAACCTGGCCAGCCTCAACCTGCTGAAGTTCCTCAAGGACGACGACACCTTCGACGCCGTCACCTTCCAGAAGGTCGTCGAGCTCGTCATCACCGCGATGGACATCTCGATCTGCTTCGCCGACTTCCCGACCGAGCCGATCGGCAAGACCACCCGCGACTACCGCCAGCTGGGGATCGGCTACGCCAACCTCGGCGCGCTGCTCATGGCCAGTGGTCTGGGCTACGACTCCGACGGTGGCCGGGCCCTGGCCGCCAGCATCACCTCGCTGCTCACCGGTGCCGCCTACAAGCGCTCCGCCGAGATGGCCGCGGTCGTCGGCCCCTACGCCGGGTACGCCCGCAACGCCGAGGCCCACCAGCGGGTCATGCGCAAGCACGCCGCCGCCAACGACGCGGTGCGCACGGTCAGCACGCTCGACAAGGACGTCCACCGGATGGCCACCAAGGCCTGGGACGACGTCGTCAAGCTCGGTGAGAAGAACGGCTTCCGCAACGCCCAGGCGTCGGTGCTGGCCCCCACCGGGACCATCGGCTTCATGATGGACTGCGACACCACCGGCATCGAGCCCGACTTCTCGCTGGTCAAGTTCAAGAAGCTCGTCGGCGGCGGGTCGATGCAGATCGTCAACCTCACGATCCCGCGGGCCCTGCGCAAGCTCGGCTACACCGAGGAGACCGTCGAGGCCATCGTCGAGTACATCGCCGACAAGGGTCACGTCATCGACGCCCCCGGCCTGAAGACCGAGCACTACGAGGTCTTCGACACCGCGATGGGTGCGCGCGCCATTTCCCCGATGGGCCACGTGCGGATGATGGCGGCCACGCAGCCGTTCCTGTCGGGCGCGATCAGCAAGACGGTCAACCTGCCCGAGACCGCCACGGTCGAGGAGATCGAGGAGGTCTACATCCAGGGCTGGAAGTCGGGCCTGAAGGCGCTGGCCGTCTACCGCGACAACTGCAAGGTGGGCCAGCCCCTTTCCGACGGCGGCTCGACCGCCAAGGACGCCGCGGCCGACAAGGCCTCGGCCGCGGCCAAGGCCGCGCAGACGCTGGTTGAGGGAACGCAGATCGTGGAGAAGGTCGTCTACCGGCCCACCCGCGAGCGGCTGCCGAAGCGCCGCACCAGCCAGACCACGTCGTTCGCCGTGGGTGGCGCCGAGGGCTACCTCACCGCCGGCACCTACGACGACGGCCGCCTGGGCGAGGTGTTCCTCAAGTTCGGCAAGCAGGGCTCCACGCTCGCCGGTGTCATGGACGCCTTCTCGATCGTCACCTCGGTCGCGCTGCAGTACGGCGTGCCGCTCGAGACGTTCGTCGAGAAGTTCACGAACATGCGCTTCGAGCCGGCCGGGATGACCGACGACCCCGACGTGCGGATGGCGCAGTCCCTCATGGACTACGTGTTCCGGCGGCTGGCGCTCGACCACCTCGACTTCGACACCCGGTCCTACATGGGCATCCACACGGCCGAGGAGCGGGCGCGCCAGCTCGAGACCGGCTCGTACGCCCCGGAGGCCGCGGAGTCCGACGAGGAGCTCGTGGGCGAGATCGAGTCGCTCTCGGCGGGCATCGGCGCCTCGGCGAAGAAGGCCGAGGAGCCGGCGCCGTCCGGCCCGACGGTCATCGAGTCCAGCGGCGACGCCGAGTCGGCCTCGACCCTGGCGTCCGGTTCCGGCGCGGCCTCGGCCCGCGAGGTCTCCGCCGAGATCCACAGCTCGGCCGACCTGCTCGCGGCGTTCGGCAACTCCAAGGCCGCCGACGCCCCGATGTGCATGACCTGCGGGACCAAGATGCGCCCCGCCGGCTCCTGCTACGTCTGCGAAGGCTGCGGCAGCACCAGCGGCTGCAGCTGA